The DNA region AGCATAGTCTAATTGGAATCTTCTCTCTACAAATCCTATGCCCAGAGTAATTCCTTTAGTATCATAGCCAATTTCATAACCTACTCTTAGATATAACCTTAAGTTATTATCTATTAGTTCTCTTTCTATTCCTGCATATTCTAGACCTACATTAACTTTCTTACTCTCATTTTTAGGTTTAATTAAATCTATCCCTAAAGTTACTTCATTTTCATAAGGAAGGGAAAATCTATATCCTCCACCTACTCTTATATTGAAAGGTAATGTATCTTCCTTTTCTTTATATTTTACTTTTGAGCCTAAATTCTGAATTCCTGCTCCTAAATTCATATTTTCTGAAACAAGTAATAATGTCCCGAGGTCTAAAGCATGTGCCTTTGTTTTTACTTCTTCTGCCAGTTCACTCTGAATTGCTTTTAAGTTAATACCCAGTGATAATCTTTTGTTCACCATAAATCCATTCGATAAAA from bacterium includes:
- a CDS encoding PorV/PorQ family protein — its product is MRKIWLFLLLWLIFSQNVEAEKTHALVVLKFPMSAKIVGMGETSVGIPDGINSIFSNPAGLSVINYKEFIASYSSFVDTNYGWLGYAQRINSGSVFSLSLITLQAGNMEINYLNNESKKVKAESDYVIILSNGFMVNKRLSLGINLKAIQSELAEEVKTKAHALDLGTLLLVSENMNLGAGIQNLGSKVKYKEKEDTLPFNIRVGGGYRFSLPYENEVTLGIDLIKPKNESKKVNVGLEYAGIERELIDNNLRLYLRVGYEIGYDTKGITLGIGFVERRFQLDYAYLPRNDLGNSHYISFKIKFDE